From a single Herbiconiux sp. SALV-R1 genomic region:
- a CDS encoding MFS transporter, which produces MTRASDRLRRLLWGGAPALPRDVVVLGVVAFFVMLGFGVVIPVLPVYVRSFGVGYLEVGAVVSAFAVMRLIANPFVGKLLDVAGERVVLAVGIGIVAVSSALVGLADSYLQVLLLRGAGGIGSAMFTVAAMTLLLASSDPGTRGRAVGFYQGGFLIGGMAGPAVGGLLSGISLHAPFFFYAGTLVVAGAVGLALLRRHDRTADAVGTIPLRPFREVLGDARYQSALLSNLAQGWAAMGVRSALIPVLVVEVLHGEPAWTGVAFAIAAVAQTLALLPAGRFVDAVGRRPAIVAAFAVGAVVMVAIPFVTELWMLVLLLCVYGVAAAFMGTAPAAAVGDAAGARGGQPVAVFEAFGDAGAIAGPLVAGLLVDAFGFEAAFGSAVVLMAAASLFALRMPRGRVATAA; this is translated from the coding sequence GTGACCCGAGCATCCGACCGCCTGCGCCGCCTCCTCTGGGGCGGGGCGCCCGCTCTGCCCCGCGACGTCGTGGTACTGGGGGTCGTCGCGTTCTTCGTGATGCTCGGCTTCGGCGTGGTCATCCCCGTGCTGCCCGTCTACGTGCGGAGCTTCGGAGTGGGCTACCTCGAGGTGGGCGCCGTGGTGTCGGCGTTCGCCGTGATGCGGCTCATCGCCAACCCGTTCGTGGGCAAGCTGCTCGACGTCGCCGGCGAACGCGTCGTTCTCGCGGTGGGCATCGGCATCGTCGCCGTCTCGAGCGCGCTGGTCGGCCTCGCCGACTCGTACCTGCAGGTGCTGCTCCTGCGTGGAGCGGGCGGCATCGGCTCGGCCATGTTCACCGTTGCCGCGATGACCCTCCTCCTCGCCTCGTCAGACCCCGGCACGCGTGGTCGCGCGGTCGGCTTCTATCAGGGCGGGTTCCTCATCGGGGGCATGGCGGGCCCGGCGGTGGGCGGTCTGCTCTCGGGCATCTCGCTGCACGCCCCCTTCTTCTTCTACGCCGGCACCCTCGTCGTCGCCGGTGCCGTCGGACTCGCGCTGCTGCGCCGCCACGACCGGACGGCGGATGCGGTGGGCACGATCCCGCTCCGCCCCTTCCGCGAGGTGCTGGGCGACGCCCGCTACCAGTCCGCCCTGCTGTCGAACCTCGCGCAGGGGTGGGCGGCGATGGGGGTGAGGAGTGCGCTCATCCCGGTGCTCGTGGTGGAGGTGCTGCACGGCGAACCCGCGTGGACCGGCGTCGCCTTCGCGATAGCGGCCGTCGCCCAGACGCTGGCACTCCTGCCCGCCGGCCGCTTCGTCGACGCCGTGGGCCGTCGCCCCGCGATCGTCGCGGCCTTCGCCGTGGGCGCGGTGGTGATGGTGGCCATCCCCTTCGTGACCGAACTCTGGATGCTCGTGCTGCTTCTGTGCGTCTACGGCGTCGCCGCCGCCTTCATGGGCACCGCGCCCGCCGCCGCCGTGGGCGATGCCGCGGGTGCCCGCGGCGGCCAGCCCGTCGCGGTGTTCGAGGCGTTCGGCGACGCGGGGGCCATCGCCGGCCCGCTCGTGGCGGGCCTGCTCGTCGACGCCTTCGGCTTCGAGGCGGCGTTCGGGTCGGCCGTGGTGCTGATGGCGGCGGCGTCGCTGTTCGCGCTCCGCATGCCGCGCGGGCGCGTCGCCACCGCCGCCTGA
- a CDS encoding LLM class flavin-dependent oxidoreductase translates to MPDSSTALRRLGFLTIGLFDPADPAAGHETTLEIIEHGERLGFDSAWVRQRHLQYGISSPTAVLAAATQRTSRIELGTAVVPIGAENPFRLAEDFGTVDVLSRGRLNPGFSAGVPMNFDSYRDAIYPTTAEHEDFDYSRLLRFRDLVRGDVASDFEGRQGIEVFANTVQPHAAGLAERLWYGGGSTRSAVWAGKNGFHLLTSSVVQGELGDDFAENQLAQVRAYRAAGGARVSQGLVVIPTDSATPAQRARYEEYVASRSARVGVPHGPKRMLFARDLVGTSAEIADTLHADPAFREIDEVAFALPFSFEHDDYLQLLGDIAGRLGPELGWRPAAAH, encoded by the coding sequence GTGCCCGACTCCTCCACAGCGCTCCGCAGACTCGGCTTCCTCACCATCGGACTGTTCGATCCGGCCGACCCTGCCGCCGGCCACGAGACCACTCTCGAGATCATCGAGCACGGCGAGCGCCTCGGGTTCGACAGTGCGTGGGTGCGTCAGCGGCACCTCCAGTACGGTATCTCGTCGCCGACCGCTGTGCTCGCCGCGGCCACGCAGCGCACCAGCCGCATCGAGCTGGGCACGGCGGTGGTGCCGATCGGCGCCGAGAACCCGTTCCGGCTGGCCGAAGACTTCGGCACGGTCGACGTGCTCTCGCGCGGTCGCCTCAACCCGGGTTTCTCGGCCGGCGTGCCGATGAACTTCGACAGCTACCGCGACGCGATCTATCCCACCACCGCCGAGCACGAAGACTTCGACTACAGCAGGCTGCTGCGCTTCCGCGACCTCGTGCGCGGTGACGTCGCGAGCGACTTCGAGGGCCGGCAGGGCATCGAGGTGTTCGCGAACACGGTGCAGCCGCACGCCGCCGGGCTCGCCGAGCGCCTCTGGTACGGCGGGGGCAGCACCCGGTCGGCGGTGTGGGCGGGCAAGAACGGCTTCCACCTGCTCACCTCGAGCGTGGTGCAGGGCGAGCTCGGCGACGACTTCGCCGAGAACCAGCTCGCGCAGGTGCGCGCCTACCGGGCGGCCGGGGGTGCGCGGGTGTCGCAGGGGCTCGTGGTCATCCCCACCGACTCGGCGACGCCGGCGCAGCGCGCGCGGTACGAAGAGTACGTCGCGAGCCGGTCGGCGCGGGTGGGGGTGCCGCACGGCCCGAAGCGGATGCTGTTCGCCCGCGACCTCGTCGGCACCTCCGCCGAGATCGCCGACACGCTGCACGCCGATCCGGCGTTCCGCGAGATCGACGAGGTCGCATTCGCGCTGCCGTTCTCGTTCGAGCACGACGACTACCTGCAACTGCTCGGCGACATCGCCGGGCGCCTCGGGCCCGAGCTGGGGTGGCGGCCGGCCGCCGCCCACTGA
- a CDS encoding DUF3072 domain-containing protein, whose translation MGGERPDPAEPASKDPSEWVTGDEPMTGPQKSYLDTLAREAGEELPADLTKAEASEHIDRLQQKTGRGA comes from the coding sequence CTGGGTGGCGAGCGGCCCGATCCTGCCGAGCCGGCCAGCAAAGACCCGAGCGAGTGGGTGACGGGCGACGAGCCGATGACCGGCCCGCAGAAGAGCTACCTCGACACCCTGGCCCGTGAGGCGGGGGAGGAGCTGCCGGCCGACCTCACCAAGGCCGAGGCCTCCGAGCACATCGATCGTCTGCAGCAGAAGACGGGCCGCGGCGCATGA